From Diospyros lotus cultivar Yz01 chromosome 4, ASM1463336v1, whole genome shotgun sequence, a single genomic window includes:
- the LOC127800676 gene encoding translocator protein homolog, producing the protein MAKRAIRSLVLALVVPMSLTAAVILLFGSGRKYRARALTKPSWLPPLLLVHVAALGSSLAMGLAAWLVWAERGFLGHPDALPLYIAQLSLSLIWDPLVLRIGAAHLGLVFCLLHFGTLVACHRKFLAVHPVAGDLVMPCLAWVAFLTFTNFKLIFT; encoded by the coding sequence ATGGCCAAGCGAGCAATCCGGTCGCTGGTGCTTGCGCTGGTGGTGCCGATGTCCCTGACGGCCGCCGTGATTTTGCTCTTCGGCTCTGGCCGGAAGTACCGAGCCCGAGCCCTGACCAAGCCGTCGTGGCTGCCACCACTGCTCTTGGTGCACGTGGCGGCGCTGGGGTCGTCGTTAGCCATGGGTCTCGCGGCCTGGCTGGTGTGGGCGGAGCGCGGCTTCCTCGGCCACCCCGACGCGCTGCCACTTTACATTGCTCAGCTCTCGCTCAGCCTGATATGGGATCCGCTTGTGCTCAGGATTGGCGCAGCCCATTTGGGCTTGGTGTTTTGTCTGCTTCATTTTGGGACCTTGGTGGCCTGCCACCGGAAGTTCCTGGCGGTGCACCCCGTCGCCGGAGATCTCGTTATGCCCTGTTTGGCTTGGGTGGCATTCCTCACGTTTACAAACTTCAAGCTTATTTTCACCTGA
- the LOC127800465 gene encoding xyloglucan 6-xylosyltransferase 2-like: protein MLEGWLGARRLLKIKRVVRKGKLTLLCFALTVLVIRSNLGAGKFGTPQHDLTEIRDHFSFSGRRAEPRRVLEEAQTTTASATTNSGSTSDNNYATFDISKILVDEGEDEKPDPKKPYSLGPKISDWDEQRAEWLRQNPNFPNFLRPNKPRVLLVTGSSPKPCENPVGDHYLLKSIKNKIDYCRLHGIEIFYNLALLDAEMAGFWAKLPLIRKLLLSHPEVEFLWWMDSDAMFTDMAYEVPWERYKDHNFVMHGWNEMVYDQKNWIGLNTGSFLLRNCQWSLDILDAWAPMGPKGKIREEAGKILTRELKDRPVFEADDQSAMVYLLATQRDKWGEKVYLESGYYLHGYWGILVDRYEEMIENYHPGLGDHRWPLVTHFVGCKPCGKFGDYPVERCLKQMDRAFNFGDNQVLQIYGFTHKSLASRRVKRTRNETGNPLEVKDELGLLHPEFKAEQVSSS, encoded by the coding sequence ATGCTAGAGGGGTGGCTGGGCGCTCGGAGGCTCTTGAAGATCAAGCGAGTCGTCCGGAAGGGCAAGCTCACGCTGCTCTGCTTTGCGCTCACCGTGCTCGTCATCCGCAGCAACCTCGGTGCCGGCAAGTTCGGCACGCCGCAGCACGACTTGACGGAGATCCGCGACCACTTCTCCTTCTCCGGCCGCCGGGCAGAGCCGCGTCGAGTACTGGAGGAAGCTCAAACTACCACAGCCTCCGCCACTACTAACTCGGGGTCAACATCGGACAACAACTACGCCACGTTTGACATCAGCAAGATCTTGGTGGACGAAGGTGAGGACGAAAAGCCCGATCCGAAAAAACCGTACAGTCTGGGACCAAAGATCTCGGACTGGGACGAGCAGCGAGCCGAATGGCTCCGCCAAAATCCGAACTTCCCTAATTTTCTCCGGCCCAATAAACCGAGAGTTCTATTGGTTACCGGCTCATCGCCCAAACCATGTGAAAACCCGGTTGGCGATCATTACTTGTTGAAGTCAATTAAGAACAAGATTGATTATTGTAGGCTACATGGGATTGAAATCTTTTACAACCTGGCCTTGCTTGATGCTGAAATGGCTGGCTTTTGGGCGAAGCTTCCCTTAATTCGGAAGCTTTTGTTATCCCACCCGGAGGTTGAATTCCTCTGGTGGATGGATAGTGATGCTATGTTTACAGATATGGCGTACGAGGTGCCGTGGGAGAGGTACAAGGATCACAATTTTGTGATGCACGGGTGGAATGAGATGGTTTATGATCAGAAGAATTGGATTGGATTGAACACTGGAAGTTTCTTGCTGAGGAATTGTCAGTGGTCTTTGGACATTCTTGATGCTTGGGCTCCAATGGGTCCGAAAGGGAAGATTAGGGAGGAAGCAGGGAAGATACTGACTAGGGAGCTTAAGGATAGGCCGGTTTTTGAAGCTGATGATCAGTCAGCCATGGTCTATCTGCTGGCAACTCAGAGGGATAAGTGGGGTGAGAAGGTGTATCTTGAGAGTGGATATTATTTGCATGGTTATTGGGGTATTTTGGTGGATAGGTATGAGGAAATGATCGAGAATTACCACCCGGGTCTTGGCGACCACAGGTGGCCGCTTGTTACCCACTTTGTCGGCTGCAAGCCGTGTGGGAAGTTTGGGGATTATCCAGTAGAGAGATGCTTGAAACAGATGGACCGTGCATTCAACTTTGGGGACAATCAGGTTCTGCAGATTTATGGGTTTACACACAAGTCGCTGGCAAGCAGGAGGGTCAAGAGGACAAGAAATGAGACCGGCAATCCTCTTGAAGTCAAGGACGAGCTGGGTTTGCTTCACCCAGAATTCAAAGCTGAACAGGTGTCATCTTCTTGA